In Mesorhizobium sp., one DNA window encodes the following:
- the phnG gene encoding phosphonate C-P lyase system protein PhnG — MQGTRIGTRPDSDARREMMAVLAHAPSSRLAGLWRDAGFDAAAEPVRGPETGLVTVRGRIGGGGAPFNVGEATVTRATVRLAGGEVGHSYALGRDADKARIAATIDALWQKPELRPRLEDLILAPLRREHDANAVRRAAEVAATKVDFFTMVRGED; from the coding sequence ATGCAGGGCACCCGCATAGGCACCAGGCCGGACAGCGACGCCCGTCGGGAGATGATGGCGGTGCTTGCCCATGCGCCGTCGTCCCGACTTGCGGGGCTGTGGCGCGACGCCGGTTTCGACGCCGCGGCCGAACCTGTGCGCGGGCCTGAGACGGGGCTCGTCACCGTGCGGGGCCGCATCGGCGGCGGCGGTGCTCCCTTCAACGTCGGCGAGGCGACCGTGACCCGCGCCACCGTGCGGCTCGCGGGCGGCGAAGTCGGCCACTCCTATGCGCTTGGCCGTGACGCGGACAAGGCGCGGATCGCGGCGACGATCGACGCGCTCTGGCAAAAGCCGGAACTGCGGCCGCGCCTCGAAGATCTGATCCTCGCGCCGCTGCGCAGAGAGCACGATGCAAACGCCGTCCGCCGCGCGGCCGAGGTCGCGGCGACGAAAGTCGACTTCTTCACGATGGTCAGGGGAGAGGATTGA
- the phnH gene encoding phosphonate C-P lyase system protein PhnH, whose amino-acid sequence MQTSTAIQGGFRSPVFDAQSVFRAVMDAMARPGSRRRGAALTAPPAPMSHLAGAVALALCDHDTPVWLDRRLATPLVREWLGFHSGAAVTPIATEAHFAFAAFADALPALESFAQGSHEYPDRSTTIVLQVDSFDSGPSLTLAGPGIERTASIAPSPMPRHFIAQWRQNHERFPRGVDLILVSRDEIVCLPRTTRIDGEQVGG is encoded by the coding sequence ATGCAGACGTCAACGGCAATCCAGGGCGGCTTTCGAAGCCCAGTCTTCGATGCCCAGTCCGTGTTCCGCGCCGTCATGGACGCGATGGCCCGGCCCGGGAGCCGACGTCGCGGGGCAGCACTGACCGCGCCGCCTGCACCGATGTCGCATCTGGCGGGCGCCGTCGCGCTGGCGCTCTGCGACCACGACACGCCCGTCTGGCTCGACCGCCGGTTGGCGACACCGCTCGTTCGCGAATGGCTGGGCTTCCACAGCGGCGCGGCGGTGACGCCGATCGCGACGGAAGCGCATTTCGCCTTCGCAGCTTTCGCCGACGCATTGCCGGCACTCGAGAGCTTTGCTCAAGGGTCGCACGAGTATCCGGACCGGTCGACCACGATCGTGCTCCAGGTGGACAGCTTCGATAGCGGGCCGTCGCTGACCCTCGCCGGGCCGGGGATCGAGCGGACCGCGTCCATCGCGCCGTCGCCGATGCCGCGCCATTTCATCGCGCAGTGGCGGCAGAACCACGAACGGTTTCCCCGCGGCGTCGACCTTATCCTGGTGTCGCGCGACGAGATCGTCTGCCTGCCGCGAACAACGCGCATCGACGGCGAACAGGTTGGAGGCTGA
- a CDS encoding carbon-phosphorus lyase complex subunit PhnI produces MYVAVKGGEAAIENAHSLLADRRRGDRAVPALRLDQIVEQLALGVDRIMAEGSLYDRELAGLALKQSRGDMIEAIFLVRAYRTTLPRFGYTRPLDMAAMAIERRVSATYKDLPGGQLLGPTFDYTHRLLDPALAGDELAKAPAQRQVDPAPMPRVSDLLDDEGLIEADGAVPAGKPAADITREPLEFPLERDGRLQALARGDEGFLLALAYSTQRGYARTHPFVGEIRIGEAELELDVPELDFPVPLGTIRVTECQMVNQFKGSAKLPPQFTRGYGLVFGQSERKAMAMALCDRALRASEFGEDIVAPAQDEEFVISHSDNVQATGFVEHLKLPHYVDFQAELDLVRRMQAEFEAGLGEDERREAAE; encoded by the coding sequence ATGTATGTCGCGGTGAAAGGCGGCGAGGCCGCCATCGAGAACGCCCATTCGCTCTTGGCCGACCGCAGGCGCGGCGACCGCGCCGTTCCCGCACTCAGGCTCGACCAGATCGTCGAGCAGCTGGCGCTCGGGGTGGACCGGATCATGGCGGAAGGCTCGCTTTACGATCGCGAACTCGCCGGGCTTGCACTCAAGCAGTCGCGGGGCGACATGATCGAGGCGATTTTCCTGGTGCGCGCCTACCGCACCACGTTGCCCCGCTTCGGCTACACGCGCCCGCTGGATATGGCGGCGATGGCGATCGAGCGGCGCGTCTCGGCGACCTACAAGGACTTGCCGGGCGGCCAGCTTTTGGGACCGACTTTCGACTATACGCATCGCCTGCTCGATCCGGCGCTGGCCGGTGACGAATTGGCCAAAGCCCCGGCGCAGCGCCAGGTTGATCCGGCGCCGATGCCGCGCGTCTCGGACCTGCTCGACGACGAGGGACTGATCGAGGCGGATGGCGCCGTGCCGGCCGGCAAGCCCGCCGCCGATATCACCCGTGAGCCGCTGGAGTTTCCGCTTGAGCGCGATGGGCGCCTGCAGGCGCTGGCGCGCGGCGACGAAGGATTCCTGCTCGCGCTCGCCTATTCCACCCAGCGCGGCTATGCGCGCACCCACCCCTTCGTCGGCGAGATCAGGATCGGCGAGGCCGAGCTGGAGCTCGACGTGCCGGAACTCGACTTTCCCGTGCCGCTCGGCACGATTCGGGTGACCGAGTGCCAGATGGTCAACCAGTTCAAGGGTTCGGCGAAGCTGCCGCCGCAGTTCACGCGCGGCTACGGCCTCGTCTTCGGCCAGTCGGAGCGCAAGGCGATGGCGATGGCGTTGTGCGACCGGGCGCTGCGCGCCTCGGAGTTCGGCGAGGACATCGTCGCGCCGGCGCAGGACGAGGAATTCGTCATCTCGCATTCCGACAACGTCCAGGCGACGGGCTTCGTCGAGCATCTGAAACTGCCGCACTATGTCGACTTCCAGGCCGAACTCGACCTCGTCAGGCGCATGCAGGCGGAATTCGAGGCAGGGCTGGGCGAGGACGAGCGCAGGGAGGCAGCGGAATGA
- a CDS encoding alpha-D-ribose 1-methylphosphonate 5-phosphate C-P-lyase PhnJ produces the protein MNTQVTDIATYNFAYLDEQTKRMIRRAILKGIAIPGYQVPFASREMPMPYGWGTGGVQVTASIIGPDDTLKVIDQGADDTTNAVSIRAFFRKVANVAVTTSTAAATIIQTRHRIPEHPLTEGQVLVYQVPIPEPLRFLEPRETETRKMHALEEYGLMHVKLYEDIARHGRIATTYAYPVKVEGRYVMDPSPTPKFDNPKMHMSPALQLFGAGREKRIYAVPPFTQVVSLDFEDHPFEVQTFDRPCALCGAEHVYLDEVILDDRGGRMFVCSDTDHCETRRAEGHVGELGRPAAEPV, from the coding sequence ATGAACACTCAAGTGACCGACATCGCCACCTACAACTTCGCCTATCTCGACGAACAGACGAAACGGATGATCCGCCGGGCGATCCTGAAAGGCATCGCGATCCCAGGCTACCAGGTGCCGTTCGCCTCCAGGGAAATGCCGATGCCCTATGGCTGGGGCACCGGCGGCGTGCAGGTCACGGCCTCCATCATCGGGCCGGACGACACGCTGAAAGTCATCGACCAGGGCGCCGACGACACGACCAATGCGGTGTCGATCCGCGCCTTCTTCCGGAAGGTCGCCAACGTGGCGGTGACGACGTCGACGGCGGCGGCGACGATCATCCAGACCCGGCACCGCATCCCGGAGCATCCGCTGACGGAAGGTCAGGTGCTTGTCTACCAGGTGCCGATCCCGGAGCCGCTGCGCTTCCTCGAACCGCGCGAGACCGAGACGCGCAAGATGCATGCGCTCGAGGAATACGGGCTGATGCACGTCAAGCTCTACGAGGACATTGCGCGGCACGGCCGCATCGCCACCACGTACGCCTATCCGGTCAAGGTCGAGGGGCGCTACGTGATGGACCCGTCGCCGACGCCCAAATTCGACAATCCGAAGATGCACATGTCGCCGGCGCTGCAGCTCTTCGGCGCGGGGCGCGAGAAGCGCATCTATGCCGTGCCGCCCTTCACCCAGGTTGTCAGCCTCGACTTCGAAGACCATCCGTTCGAGGTCCAGACCTTCGACCGACCCTGCGCGCTCTGCGGCGCGGAGCACGTCTATCTCGACGAGGTGATCCTCGACGACCGCGGCGGGCGGATGTTCGTCTGCTCGGACACGGACCATTGCGAAACGCGGCGCGCAGAAGGGCATGTGGGAGAGCTGGGCCGTCCGGCTGCGGAGCCCGTATGA
- the phnK gene encoding phosphonate C-P lyase system protein PhnK has translation MTDEPLLRVTSLSKSYGARRGCENVSFDLWPGEVLAVVGESGSGKTTLLNCVSTRLPPSAGLVSYRMRDGQWRDLYRMSEAERRFLMRTDWGFVHQNPADGLRMSVSAGANVGERLMAIGDRHYRRIRETAIDWLDRVEIAEDRIDDQPRAFSGGMRQRLQIARNLVTGPRLVFMDEPTGGLDVSVQARLLDLLRGLVGDLGLAAIVVTHDLAVARFLSHRMMVMKDGGVVEHGLTDRVLDDPRAPYTQLLVSSILQV, from the coding sequence ATGACCGACGAACCGCTGCTGCGCGTCACATCGCTGTCCAAGTCCTACGGCGCCCGCCGTGGCTGCGAGAACGTGTCGTTCGACCTGTGGCCCGGCGAGGTGCTGGCCGTCGTCGGCGAGTCCGGTTCCGGCAAGACGACCCTGCTCAATTGCGTCTCGACGCGGCTGCCGCCGAGCGCGGGCCTCGTCTCCTACCGCATGCGCGACGGCCAGTGGCGCGATCTCTACCGGATGAGCGAGGCGGAGCGCCGCTTCCTGATGCGCACCGACTGGGGCTTCGTCCACCAGAATCCGGCCGACGGGTTGCGCATGTCCGTCTCGGCCGGCGCCAATGTCGGCGAGCGGCTGATGGCCATCGGCGACCGCCATTACCGGCGTATCCGCGAGACGGCGATCGACTGGCTCGACCGCGTCGAGATCGCCGAAGACCGCATCGACGACCAGCCGCGCGCGTTTTCGGGCGGCATGCGCCAGCGGCTGCAGATCGCGCGCAACCTCGTCACCGGGCCGCGCCTCGTCTTCATGGACGAGCCGACGGGCGGTCTCGACGTTTCCGTCCAGGCGCGCCTGCTCGATCTGCTGCGCGGGCTGGTCGGCGACCTCGGCCTGGCGGCGATCGTCGTCACGCACGACCTCGCCGTGGCGCGGTTCCTTTCCCACCGGATGATGGTAATGAAGGACGGCGGAGTGGTCGAACACGGTCTCACCGACCGCGTGCTCGACGATCCGCGCGCGCCCTATACCCAACTCCTCGTTTCCTCGATCCTGCAGGTGTGA
- the phnL gene encoding phosphonate C-P lyase system protein PhnL → MPTPLVVSDVAKSFVMHLRGGVELPVVRGVSFALRSGECAVLGGPSGAGKSSILKMLYGNYGVDAGQVIVAHKGHLVDLATASPRTVLAIRRDTIGYVSQFLRAVPRVSAVDVVAEPLLARGEDRNAARERASALLERLNLPARLWQMPPATFSGGEQQRVNIARGFITDHPILLLDEPTASLDAANREIVIGMIAEKKRDGVAMLGIFHDQDVREAVADRVVDVTTFAPGKAA, encoded by the coding sequence ATGCCCACTCCGCTCGTCGTCTCCGACGTCGCCAAGAGCTTCGTCATGCATCTGCGCGGCGGCGTGGAGCTGCCGGTCGTGCGCGGCGTCTCCTTTGCACTCAGATCGGGTGAGTGCGCCGTGCTCGGCGGCCCGTCCGGAGCCGGCAAGAGCTCGATCCTGAAGATGCTCTACGGCAATTACGGTGTCGACGCCGGCCAGGTGATCGTCGCGCACAAGGGGCACCTGGTCGATCTCGCGACGGCGAGCCCGCGCACGGTGCTCGCGATCCGTCGCGACACGATCGGCTATGTCAGCCAGTTCCTGCGGGCGGTGCCGCGCGTCTCCGCGGTCGACGTCGTGGCCGAGCCGCTGCTGGCGCGCGGCGAGGACCGGAACGCGGCGCGGGAAAGGGCCAGCGCCCTGCTCGAACGGCTCAACCTGCCGGCGCGGCTGTGGCAGATGCCACCGGCGACCTTCTCCGGCGGCGAGCAGCAGCGCGTCAACATCGCGCGCGGGTTCATCACCGACCATCCGATCCTCCTGCTCGACGAGCCCACCGCCTCGCTCGACGCGGCGAACCGCGAAATCGTCATCGGCATGATCGCCGAGAAGAAGCGCGACGGCGTCGCGATGCTCGGTATCTTCCACGACCAGGACGTGCGCGAAGCGGTTGCCGACCGCGTCGTCGACGTCACCACGTTCGCGCCGGGGAAGGCCGCCTGA
- a CDS encoding DapH/DapD/GlmU-related protein has translation MPKGLSETPQIHPSAQVTDTTLGRYTEIAEGCRVAEAEIGDYSYLMQDCHVWCAAIGKFANVAASVRLNATNHPVDRPTLHHFTYRASDYWPDAEHEADFFAARRARKVIIGHDTWLGHGSTVLPGVTVADGAVVGAGAVVSKDVAPYTIVAGVPARPIRERFDRGIAERYQALAWWDWDHARLRDALEDFRQLSAEAFLEKHGG, from the coding sequence ATGCCCAAGGGACTGTCCGAAACGCCGCAGATCCATCCCTCGGCGCAGGTGACCGATACGACGCTCGGCCGCTACACCGAAATCGCGGAAGGCTGCCGCGTCGCGGAGGCGGAGATCGGAGATTATTCCTATCTCATGCAGGACTGCCACGTCTGGTGCGCGGCGATCGGCAAATTCGCCAATGTCGCCGCCTCCGTGCGGCTCAACGCGACGAACCATCCGGTCGACCGGCCGACGCTGCACCACTTCACCTACCGCGCCTCAGACTATTGGCCGGATGCCGAGCACGAGGCCGACTTCTTCGCCGCGCGCCGGGCACGCAAGGTGATCATCGGCCACGACACCTGGCTCGGCCATGGCTCGACGGTGCTGCCCGGCGTTACCGTCGCCGATGGTGCGGTGGTGGGAGCCGGGGCGGTCGTTTCGAAGGACGTCGCGCCCTATACGATCGTTGCCGGCGTTCCGGCCCGTCCGATCCGCGAGCGTTTCGACCGCGGGATCGCCGAGCGCTATCAAGCGCTCGCGTGGTGGGACTGGGATCATGCGCGGCTGCGCGACGCGCTCGAAGACTTCAGGCAGCTGAGCGCCGAGGCGTTCCTCGAAAAGCACGGCGGCTAA
- the phnC gene encoding phosphonate ABC transporter ATP-binding protein, producing the protein MLKITNLTRRFGKNTAVDNVTIEIAEGQMVGVIGRSGAGKSTLLRMINRLVDPSVGSIHIDGKEVSTLRGTSLRNWQRDCAMIFQQFNLVPRLDVVSNVLHGTLNRRSTLSTMFNLYPQADIHKAIDILDRLGIADHAPKRVEALSGGQQQRVAIARALMQDPKIILADEPIASLDPMNAQVVMDALRRINEEDGRTVVCNLHTLDTARRYCDRVIGMRDGRVVFDGFPEELTTTAAREVYGAGEDFSEAATSTAIETPEPVRDFVRAPAFAL; encoded by the coding sequence ATGCTGAAGATTACCAATCTGACACGCCGGTTCGGCAAGAACACCGCCGTTGACAATGTCACGATCGAGATCGCGGAAGGCCAGATGGTCGGCGTGATCGGCCGCTCGGGCGCCGGCAAGTCGACGCTGCTGCGCATGATCAACCGTCTGGTCGACCCCTCCGTCGGGTCGATCCATATCGACGGCAAGGAGGTCTCGACCCTGCGCGGCACATCATTGCGCAACTGGCAGCGCGACTGCGCGATGATCTTCCAGCAGTTCAATCTCGTCCCGCGCCTCGATGTCGTCTCGAACGTGCTGCACGGCACGCTGAACCGGCGGTCCACCCTGTCGACGATGTTCAACCTCTATCCGCAGGCCGATATCCACAAGGCGATAGACATTCTAGACCGCCTCGGCATCGCCGACCATGCGCCCAAGCGAGTCGAGGCGCTTTCGGGCGGCCAGCAGCAGCGCGTCGCGATCGCCCGTGCGCTGATGCAGGACCCGAAGATCATCCTGGCCGACGAACCGATCGCGTCGCTCGATCCGATGAACGCTCAGGTGGTCATGGATGCGCTGCGCCGCATCAACGAGGAAGACGGCCGGACTGTCGTCTGTAACCTGCACACGCTCGATACCGCCCGCCGCTACTGCGACCGGGTGATCGGCATGCGCGACGGCCGCGTCGTCTTCGACGGCTTTCCGGAGGAACTCACGACCACTGCCGCGCGCGAAGTCTACGGCGCAGGTGAGGATTTCTCCGAAGCCGCAACCTCGACGGCGATCGAGACCCCGGAACCGGTCCGCGATTTCGTTCGCGCACCCGCCTTCGCCCTTTGA
- the phnD gene encoding phosphonate ABC transporter substrate-binding protein: MKKLLATLVATTILAAPATAGDVTEFRIGLLGGENAQDRLNSNECLRAYTEELLGVPTKLFTPADYDGVIQGLLGGSLDMAWLGASAYAKAYLTDPEAVEPYLVKTNLDGSYTYHSIGFARKDSGITSLEGVKGKKFGFGDANSTSGYLIPSIEIPQITGSSMKSGDYFGEVVFTGGHEQTIVAVKNGEVDAGVTWADGQGNWEDGYNSGALRKAVDAGLVDMNDIVEIWKSKPIPEGPIVLRKTLPEDVKTKFVAMIEAMPEKDKDCLYKIAAGETAGFKPVKHEAYESIIAVRQAQTN, encoded by the coding sequence ATGAAGAAGCTGCTTGCCACCCTGGTGGCGACCACAATCCTGGCCGCCCCGGCGACCGCCGGCGACGTCACGGAGTTCCGTATCGGCCTGCTCGGCGGCGAAAACGCCCAGGACCGACTGAACTCCAACGAGTGCCTGCGCGCCTACACCGAGGAACTGCTCGGCGTGCCGACCAAGCTCTTCACCCCGGCCGACTACGACGGCGTCATCCAGGGCCTGCTCGGCGGGTCGCTGGACATGGCCTGGCTCGGCGCTTCCGCCTATGCGAAGGCCTATCTCACCGACCCCGAAGCGGTTGAGCCCTACCTCGTCAAGACCAACCTCGACGGCAGCTATACGTACCACTCGATCGGCTTTGCGCGTAAGGACAGCGGCATCACCTCGCTCGAAGGCGTAAAGGGCAAGAAGTTCGGCTTCGGCGATGCGAACTCGACCTCGGGCTACCTGATTCCGTCGATCGAGATCCCGCAAATCACCGGTTCGTCAATGAAGTCGGGCGACTATTTCGGCGAAGTCGTCTTCACCGGCGGCCACGAGCAGACCATCGTCGCCGTCAAGAACGGCGAAGTCGATGCCGGCGTGACCTGGGCCGACGGCCAGGGCAACTGGGAGGACGGCTACAATTCCGGCGCGCTTCGCAAAGCGGTCGATGCCGGCCTCGTCGACATGAACGACATCGTCGAGATTTGGAAGTCCAAGCCGATCCCGGAAGGCCCGATCGTCCTGCGCAAGACGCTGCCGGAAGACGTCAAGACCAAGTTCGTCGCCATGATCGAAGCCATGCCCGAGAAGGATAAGGACTGCCTCTACAAGATTGCGGCGGGCGAAACCGCGGGCTTCAAGCCGGTCAAGCATGAAGCCTACGAGTCGATCATCGCCGTGCGCCAGGCGCAGACCAACTGA
- the phnE gene encoding phosphonate ABC transporter, permease protein PhnE produces the protein MTLTHTAGTAAIKADYSAMIQRKRLYSGVLLIVFVALLAAGFNMADRRNAGGFWDGLHKMLDFPLELISEAIDKAPALPGHVLHYFPALIETLNIAAVSTLIGAMVAIVLSLLSTRGLARWPRMIPVFRRMMDIMRALPEIVIALVLIFILGGGPIPAMIAIAFHTAGALGKLFSEVNENADLKPVEGLASVGASWMQRMWLGVLPQVMPNYLSYALLRFEINVRASAILGFVGAGGIGAEMRVAISWGQGRYDAAAAIFLLLFLTIVAIDQFSGHVRNRLIRGR, from the coding sequence ATGACCCTCACCCACACCGCCGGAACGGCTGCGATCAAAGCCGACTATTCGGCGATGATCCAGCGCAAGCGCCTGTATTCCGGCGTTCTGCTCATCGTTTTCGTGGCGCTGCTTGCTGCCGGTTTCAACATGGCCGACCGGCGCAATGCGGGCGGTTTCTGGGACGGCCTCCACAAGATGCTCGACTTTCCCCTCGAGCTGATCAGCGAGGCGATCGATAAGGCACCGGCCCTGCCGGGCCACGTGCTGCATTATTTCCCGGCACTCATAGAAACGCTCAACATCGCTGCCGTGTCGACGCTGATCGGGGCGATGGTAGCGATTGTTCTGTCGCTTCTTTCGACTCGCGGTCTGGCGCGCTGGCCGCGCATGATCCCGGTCTTCCGGCGGATGATGGATATCATGAGGGCGCTGCCCGAAATTGTCATCGCGCTGGTGCTGATCTTCATCCTCGGCGGCGGCCCGATTCCGGCCATGATCGCTATCGCCTTCCACACCGCTGGTGCGCTCGGAAAGCTGTTCTCCGAGGTCAACGAAAATGCCGACCTGAAGCCAGTCGAGGGGCTCGCCTCGGTGGGCGCGTCGTGGATGCAGCGCATGTGGCTGGGCGTCCTGCCGCAAGTCATGCCAAATTATCTTTCCTACGCACTGCTGCGTTTCGAGATCAACGTTCGGGCATCGGCCATTCTCGGCTTCGTCGGCGCCGGCGGCATCGGCGCGGAGATGCGCGTTGCTATCAGCTGGGGCCAGGGCCGCTACGACGCTGCGGCGGCGATCTTCCTGCTCCTTTTCCTTACCATCGTTGCGATCGACCAGTTTTCGGGGCACGTCCGCAACCGCCTGATCAGGGGACGCTGA
- the phnE gene encoding phosphonate ABC transporter, permease protein PhnE, with protein sequence MAILDAPLGLAAGKASADREFARKRLLAFGMPALVLAYLVYVFLAFDIAGIAARAKLENARILLADIYSYKTHVERDNRRQGLKVAIEGEAKGTYAKGSYPDWVHQEREATIIDLGRGHIVRFDPDAIRYNIPDYGLLTLVQRRDGVSLDAPSGKLPDWINASDTRVAVTTPAGRLTVTRTRAEVFRYSFGWELFWFTLDSPFYGKSVGELLALTVSGDPVRPGTSNFSAIASDFWNNAMWRHGDVAWAMFETVLMAFLGTMGAAIVAFPLAFLSARRFAPGRAVRFGVRRVFDFLRGVDGLIWTIVLSRAFGPGPLTGSLAMLLTDTGTFGKLFSEALENVDEKQVEGLRSTGANALQRSRFGVIPQVAPVILSQVLYYLESNTRSATVIGAIVGGGIGLLLTQAIQTQKDWEEVSYYIVLTLLMVMAMDMLSGWLRARLIGKAPVQHL encoded by the coding sequence ATGGCGATTCTCGACGCTCCCCTCGGCCTTGCCGCCGGCAAGGCGTCCGCCGACAGGGAATTCGCCCGCAAGCGCCTGCTCGCGTTCGGCATGCCGGCCCTGGTCCTGGCCTATCTTGTCTATGTCTTTCTTGCCTTCGACATCGCGGGCATCGCGGCCCGCGCAAAGCTCGAAAACGCACGTATCCTGCTCGCCGACATCTACAGCTACAAGACCCATGTCGAACGTGACAACCGCCGCCAGGGTCTCAAAGTAGCGATCGAGGGAGAGGCCAAGGGCACCTATGCCAAGGGCAGCTATCCCGACTGGGTGCACCAGGAGAGGGAGGCCACGATCATCGATCTCGGCAGAGGCCATATCGTGCGTTTCGATCCCGACGCGATCCGATACAATATCCCTGACTACGGCCTGTTGACCCTCGTGCAGCGACGGGATGGCGTCTCGCTCGATGCGCCGTCCGGGAAGCTGCCGGACTGGATCAACGCATCCGACACGCGCGTCGCGGTCACGACTCCGGCCGGTCGCCTGACCGTAACCCGCACCCGTGCCGAAGTCTTCCGCTATTCCTTCGGCTGGGAGCTGTTCTGGTTCACGCTGGACAGCCCCTTCTATGGCAAGTCGGTGGGCGAGCTTCTCGCCCTGACGGTCTCGGGCGATCCCGTTCGACCCGGAACGTCGAACTTCTCTGCGATAGCTTCCGATTTCTGGAACAACGCGATGTGGCGCCACGGCGACGTCGCCTGGGCGATGTTCGAGACCGTGTTGATGGCCTTCCTCGGCACGATGGGCGCTGCGATCGTCGCGTTTCCTCTGGCCTTCCTTTCGGCGCGCCGCTTCGCGCCGGGAAGGGCTGTGCGCTTCGGCGTGCGCAGGGTCTTCGACTTCCTGCGCGGCGTTGACGGGCTGATCTGGACCATTGTGCTGAGCCGCGCCTTCGGACCCGGTCCGCTCACCGGTTCGCTGGCAATGCTGCTTACCGACACGGGCACGTTCGGCAAGCTGTTCTCGGAGGCGCTGGAAAACGTCGACGAGAAACAGGTCGAAGGTCTGCGCTCGACCGGCGCCAACGCACTGCAGCGCAGCCGCTTCGGCGTCATCCCGCAGGTAGCTCCGGTGATCCTCAGCCAGGTCCTCTATTATCTGGAATCCAACACGCGCAGCGCTACCGTCATCGGCGCGATCGTGGGGGGCGGTATCGGCTTGCTGCTGACGCAGGCGATCCAGACGCAGAAGGACTGGGAAGAGGTCAGCTACTACATCGTCCTCACCCTTTTGATGGTGATGGCTATGGACATGCTGTCCGGCTGGCTTCGCGCCCGGCTGATCGGCAAGGCGCCAGTCCAACACTTGTGA
- a CDS encoding alpha-D-ribose 1-methylphosphonate 5-triphosphate diphosphatase, which yields MPQEAVLRNATIVLRDEVKTGAVLIRDGLIADVSSSSAVGEDLDGDYLIPGLVELHTDHLEGHFSPRPGVRWNAIGAVQAHDAQIAASGITTVFDCLRMGSDEDGGFDPQEMRMLADAIETAQAQGRLRAEHLLHLRCEVSSPDVLEALERFRDDRSVRLASLMDHAPGQRQFQTMEQYTLYYKTKRGMSDEAFERYVATRKEQSARYSGVHRKAIAEHCRDAGVTLASHDDATLAHVDEAITDGVRLAEFPTSLEAARASHEAGMSVLMGAPNIVRGGSHSGNIAARDLADAGILDVLSSDYIPSSLVHAAFLLADGERGLSLPDAVALVTATPARTVGLDDRGEIATGKRADLVRIRHHHGLPTVRSVWRCGWRVT from the coding sequence ATGCCGCAGGAAGCCGTGCTCCGCAACGCCACAATCGTCCTTCGCGACGAGGTGAAGACCGGGGCGGTGCTGATCCGCGACGGGCTTATCGCGGACGTGTCGTCCTCCAGCGCCGTCGGCGAGGATCTGGACGGCGACTATCTGATCCCGGGGCTGGTCGAGCTGCATACCGACCATCTCGAAGGCCATTTTTCTCCGCGCCCTGGCGTGCGCTGGAACGCGATTGGTGCGGTCCAGGCACATGACGCGCAGATCGCTGCGTCGGGCATCACGACCGTGTTCGACTGCCTGCGCATGGGCTCGGACGAGGACGGCGGCTTCGATCCGCAGGAGATGCGGATGCTTGCCGACGCGATCGAGACGGCGCAAGCTCAGGGCAGGCTGCGCGCCGAGCACCTGCTGCATCTGCGTTGCGAGGTCTCGTCGCCCGACGTGCTCGAGGCGCTGGAGCGGTTCAGGGACGACCGAAGCGTGCGGCTGGCCTCGCTGATGGACCACGCGCCCGGCCAGCGCCAGTTCCAGACGATGGAGCAGTACACGCTCTACTACAAGACCAAGCGCGGCATGTCGGACGAGGCCTTCGAGCGCTACGTCGCCACCCGCAAGGAGCAGTCGGCGCGCTATTCGGGCGTTCACCGCAAGGCGATCGCGGAGCACTGCCGCGACGCCGGCGTGACGCTTGCCAGCCATGACGACGCGACACTGGCCCATGTCGACGAAGCGATCACCGACGGCGTCCGTCTGGCCGAGTTCCCGACCTCGCTGGAGGCGGCGCGGGCGTCGCACGAGGCCGGCATGAGCGTGCTGATGGGAGCGCCCAACATCGTCCGCGGCGGCTCGCATTCGGGCAATATCGCGGCGCGCGACCTGGCCGATGCGGGCATCCTCGACGTTCTCTCTTCGGACTACATCCCATCGTCGCTGGTCCACGCGGCGTTTCTGCTGGCGGACGGCGAGAGGGGCCTCTCGCTGCCCGACGCAGTCGCGCTCGTCACCGCGACGCCGGCGCGCACCGTCGGTCTCGACGATCGAGGCGAGATCGCAACGGGCAAGCGCGCCGATCTCGTCCGTATCCGCCATCATCACGGACTGCCAACCGTGCGCTCGGTCTGGCGTTGCGGCTGGCGGGTGACTTGA